From Vibrio aerogenes, a single genomic window includes:
- the mreC gene encoding rod shape-determining protein MreC, with amino-acid sequence MKPIFGRGPSLSLRLFFAVVLSASLMLADNRLNAFSQVRYVLNSVVAPIQYAANLPRVVFDGLYERLNSYQNLLEVNRQLKKDVLTLKSDLVLLNQYEEENQRLRKLLGSSFVRDEKKMVTEVMAVDTSPYTHQVVIDKGKIDGVYEGQPVINEKGVVGQVTFVAAHNSRVLLLIDANSAIPVQDLRNDIRVIASGNGQSEYIQLEHIPGSTDIEEGDLLASSGLGGVYPEGYPVARVTRVDRDTRREFAVIEAVPVVEFDRLRYLLLVWPNEERQQKARLSSPEQFGKGEKHGD; translated from the coding sequence ATGAAGCCAATTTTTGGGCGCGGGCCGTCTCTTTCACTTCGCTTATTTTTTGCAGTTGTATTATCAGCCAGCCTCATGCTGGCTGATAACCGTTTAAATGCCTTTTCTCAGGTGCGTTATGTGCTGAACAGTGTCGTCGCTCCGATACAGTATGCAGCGAATTTACCCCGGGTTGTATTTGATGGGCTTTATGAACGTTTGAATAGTTATCAGAACTTGCTGGAAGTCAACCGGCAGTTGAAAAAAGACGTTCTGACTCTGAAGAGTGATTTAGTCTTACTGAATCAGTATGAGGAGGAGAATCAGAGGCTCAGGAAACTGTTGGGATCATCCTTTGTCCGGGACGAGAAAAAAATGGTCACGGAGGTGATGGCTGTTGATACCTCTCCATATACACATCAGGTTGTGATTGATAAAGGTAAAATCGACGGTGTTTATGAAGGCCAGCCAGTGATTAATGAGAAAGGTGTCGTTGGCCAGGTCACATTTGTTGCTGCGCATAACAGTCGGGTCTTACTGCTAATTGATGCCAACAGTGCGATTCCGGTCCAGGATTTAAGAAATGATATCCGCGTTATTGCGTCTGGAAATGGTCAGTCAGAATATATTCAACTAGAACATATTCCGGGAAGTACCGATATTGAAGAAGGGGACTTGTTGGCTTCTTCTGGTCTGGGTGGTGTTTATCCCGAAGGATATCCGGTTGCAAGGGTGACAAGAGTTGATCGGGATACCCGCAGAGAATTTGCTGTGATTGAGGCTGTACCGGTTGTGGAATTTGATCGGTTACGTTATTTGTTGTTGGTATGGCCAAACGAGGAAAGGCAGCAAAAAGCAAGGTTATCCTCTCCTGAACAATTTGGTAAAGGGGAAAAGCATGGGGACTAG
- the mreD gene encoding rod shape-determining protein MreD — MGTSVFRGHLVIWASFLCALILQTIPWPGTLDLLRPSWILLIVCYWVLALPHRVNVGTALILGLLWDLILGSTLGIRGMMMSVVVYLVAMNFLILRNMALWQQAVVMGLLTIFLDLLIFAGEFMVRMVEFNPLSLWSGVISCVLWPWMFLLLRRVRRYWNIK, encoded by the coding sequence ATGGGGACTAGTGTTTTTCGTGGCCATCTGGTGATTTGGGCCTCTTTTCTTTGTGCTCTGATTTTACAGACAATCCCCTGGCCCGGTACTTTGGATCTTCTTCGTCCGTCATGGATTTTACTGATTGTTTGTTATTGGGTACTGGCATTGCCTCACCGGGTGAATGTCGGTACGGCTCTGATTCTCGGATTACTTTGGGATTTGATTTTAGGTTCGACACTGGGAATCCGTGGCATGATGATGTCTGTTGTTGTGTATCTGGTTGCAATGAACTTTTTGATACTCAGGAATATGGCATTGTGGCAGCAGGCCGTGGTGATGGGGCTGCTGACGATATTCCTGGATTTACTCATTTTTGCCGGAGAGTTTATGGTCCGGATGGTTGAATTCAATCCCTTATCGCTATGGAGTGGGGTTATCAGCTGTGTTTTATGGCCCTGGATGTTTTTATTACTCCGCAGGGTGAGACGCTACTGGAATATCAAATGA
- a CDS encoding Maf family protein: protein MTTSQLFLASASPRRKELLTQLGYQFEILVSDIEEKRKEHESPEAYVSRLSVEKADACLKQTKLPQAVILGADTIVVTAGKEILEKPDNFAHSHQMLRLLSGSCHEVMTAITVMNSHHSETMLVKTKVWFKDLSEQDIEQYWLSGEPCDKAGSYGIQGIGGKFVTRIEGSYHAVVGLPLYEADLLLHQFLSD, encoded by the coding sequence ATGACAACATCACAACTCTTTCTTGCATCAGCCTCTCCAAGACGAAAAGAATTATTGACTCAACTGGGCTATCAGTTTGAAATCCTTGTTTCTGATATTGAAGAAAAAAGAAAAGAACATGAATCGCCCGAGGCTTATGTTTCGCGCCTGTCGGTTGAAAAAGCGGATGCTTGTCTGAAACAAACAAAGCTGCCTCAAGCTGTTATCCTGGGGGCCGATACCATTGTGGTTACAGCCGGAAAAGAAATTCTGGAAAAACCAGATAATTTTGCCCATTCACATCAAATGCTGCGATTGTTATCCGGAAGCTGCCATGAAGTGATGACAGCGATAACTGTGATGAATTCACATCATTCGGAAACCATGCTTGTAAAAACGAAAGTCTGGTTCAAAGATTTATCTGAACAGGACATTGAGCAGTACTGGTTATCCGGAGAACCATGCGACAAAGCCGGCAGTTATGGGATTCAGGGAATTGGTGGAAAATTTGTAACCAGAATTGAAGGAAGTTATCACGCAGTGGTTGGGTTACCTTTATATGAAGCAGACCTGCTTTTGCATCAGTTTTTATCCGATTAG
- the rng gene encoding ribonuclease G gives MSAELLLNVTPSETRVAMIEDGILQEIHIERDAKRGIVGNIYKGKVSRILPGMQAAFIDIGLDKAAFLHASDIVPHTECVAENEKQQFQVRDISELVRQGQDIVVQVVKDPLGTKGARLTTDITLPSRYLVFMPGASHVGVSQRIESEKERERLKDIVSHYCDELGGFIIRTAAESADEKELSQDAAFLKRLWSKVLERRSRYKTRTKLYGEPGLSQRILRDFVGADLTKVLVDSRLEYENLKDFTSEYVPELFDKLALYEGDKPIFDMYDIENEIQRSLDRKVNLKSGGYLIIDQTEAMTTIDINTGAFVGRRNLEDTIFNTNIEATQAIARQLRLRNLGGIIIIDFIDMSSDEHRQRVLASLEMALASDRVKTNVNGFTQLGLVEMTRKRTRESIEHVLCSICPACEGRGYVKTVETVCFEILREITRVNRAYDSDKFVVYASPAVAETLQGDESHALAELEVFIGKQVRIQTEPLYVQEQFDVVMM, from the coding sequence ATGAGTGCTGAGTTGTTGTTAAATGTAACGCCAAGTGAAACGCGTGTGGCGATGATAGAAGATGGTATCCTGCAGGAAATCCACATTGAGCGTGATGCGAAGCGTGGGATTGTAGGGAATATCTATAAAGGTAAAGTCAGCCGGATTTTACCTGGAATGCAGGCCGCATTTATCGACATCGGACTTGATAAAGCCGCATTTTTACACGCATCGGATATCGTGCCGCACACCGAGTGTGTTGCAGAAAATGAAAAACAACAGTTTCAGGTTCGTGATATTTCAGAATTAGTCCGGCAGGGACAGGATATTGTTGTTCAGGTGGTCAAAGATCCTTTGGGGACCAAAGGCGCTCGTCTGACGACCGATATTACTTTGCCTTCGCGGTATTTGGTTTTTATGCCGGGAGCCAGTCATGTCGGTGTTTCCCAGAGAATTGAGAGCGAGAAAGAACGGGAGCGTCTGAAAGACATCGTTTCTCATTATTGTGATGAGCTGGGTGGATTTATCATCCGGACTGCAGCCGAAAGTGCCGATGAAAAAGAGCTTTCTCAGGATGCAGCATTCCTCAAGCGTTTGTGGTCTAAAGTTCTTGAGCGTCGGTCAAGATATAAGACACGAACCAAATTGTACGGGGAACCGGGATTATCTCAGCGCATTTTAAGAGATTTTGTTGGAGCCGATCTGACCAAAGTATTAGTTGATTCCCGTCTTGAGTATGAAAATTTAAAAGATTTTACTTCTGAATATGTTCCGGAGCTTTTTGATAAGCTGGCTCTCTATGAAGGTGATAAGCCGATTTTCGATATGTACGATATTGAGAACGAAATTCAGCGTTCTCTGGATCGGAAAGTTAACCTTAAATCAGGTGGTTATCTGATTATCGATCAAACCGAAGCGATGACGACGATTGATATTAATACCGGCGCTTTTGTTGGCAGAAGAAATCTGGAAGACACTATTTTTAACACCAATATTGAAGCGACACAGGCGATTGCCCGTCAGCTCAGGTTAAGAAACCTTGGGGGGATTATTATCATTGATTTCATTGATATGTCTTCAGATGAGCATCGTCAACGTGTGCTGGCTTCACTGGAAATGGCGTTAGCTTCTGACCGGGTCAAAACGAATGTGAATGGCTTTACTCAGCTTGGTTTGGTCGAAATGACCCGAAAACGGACCCGTGAAAGTATTGAACATGTGCTTTGTTCTATATGTCCGGCCTGTGAAGGTCGTGGTTATGTGAAAACTGTTGAGACCGTCTGTTTTGAAATCCTCAGAGAAATTACCCGGGTCAACCGGGCTTATGACTCAGATAAGTTTGTGGTTTATGCTTCTCCTGCTGTTGCCGAAACCTTACAGGGTGATGAATCTCATGCTTTAGCTGAACTGGAAGTCTTTATTGGTAAGCAAGTCAGGATTCAAACTGAACCTTTGTATGTTCAGGAACAATTTGATGTTGTGATGATGTAG
- a CDS encoding YhdP family protein yields MRIVISHVVQYLLWLLISTLVLLALVITALRVVLPHMNQYQASITEWIEHQTGIETSVDEVGGTWKNTSPSLSLQGVKAHLPDGSDISLHVDSIDLEFDLLKSLLQWQPVIANLKIHNLRLDISSVDLMALYDDEELAPAGTHNNDSQRETIRLLDNVFLRQLDDFSVLDSAIRYRAISGEVRQLNIERLKWRNDDHRHQARGIVSIANTGINSLSVSADFRDFDSFRDISGQFYLSSDNIEIGSWITQYSKKETGIKGGQLSFNAWLTLKHNQPVDGYVQLHPSTIRLSEDQDDQLQFGSGVFKLVPDKKGVVVQAENIRIAYDKQQWPALSFLLEWQPSGWKINLPRLDIGAMTRFARQLPVSAQVKKILHSLNPQGQLNDIRIAGTPSDIRYSAQLTDGAISQWYLLPEAHHLQARISGNSHKAVISADLIDEKLPYGDVFQAPLRIHQGHVNLVWESGHDGWSLWSDKVAVETPDLKVLGAFKLDFPEGKSPFLSFYTEVDLVKAGEVWRYLPIRAISDNLTDYLSAAFQAGQAKTSKLLWYGALDAFPYAHHNGVFQAAVSLKNARFSYDTAWPPLTNLQADILFQNESMSLASEHAELMNVKAQHVTGRIPRLVSDGHIDIEVKAQAKGNDVRDFMTSTPLVDTVGAALTAVQVRGNVQSEFKLKIPFESHHDERAWGWADLKNNRVEIQSPSIDLQSVSGRIYFDNDVLKAPKLRGKLLGQKIALDFNGESGKKGYNVHINTGGLWQVRPLEKYLEKKWIQPLKGQSLWGMGIDLQLHDIGFSYQMNLDADLKAVSSQYPYPLNKPAGKAGKAILQVSGNQETISARVQVPGGKFQTEIDITQAKPVLDATYWLIGNGSFKVSPVVGNSVLVRTDRFNFDQWLELTSAEKPASERPSSEKTSADNPPASSSAMPDIPVPDHVDWKVKELTLATLEWHDVEFLARRKGLGWRMDLSSQEATGKANYIEPYDLSVSLDQLHLYIPALEDRTDESLFIDESRKNASEITRFDRRFHQLMPNLTLVIDDFWFQGYKVGHLNMDFQRQGKVLSWKKIDITSGTNEVHATGEWLLDGNKSHTKLDLTLKGENNSDLMERFGITSGIQKAPFSMTSQAEWEGAPWSMQLNTLKGEISSELGKGTVSDVSGAARLLGIFSLDSIIRKMQLDFSDVFDQGMAFDSIEGKGTISQGVFVTNNISMDAVAGDMQIKGIVDLNTRMIDAEVHFVPDITSGIPVLSAFAVTPQTALYVLAITTVISPVVEVFTEVDYSVKGPIDNPVVKEISRRKGEFKLPEKFRSKAKKQEATK; encoded by the coding sequence GTGCGTATCGTTATTTCCCATGTTGTACAATATCTACTGTGGTTGCTGATTAGCACTTTAGTTTTACTGGCTTTGGTGATAACGGCACTCCGGGTTGTGCTGCCACACATGAATCAGTACCAGGCTTCAATTACTGAATGGATCGAGCACCAAACAGGGATTGAGACGTCAGTCGATGAAGTTGGGGGAACGTGGAAAAATACCAGTCCGTCTTTGTCTCTTCAGGGAGTAAAGGCACATCTGCCCGATGGTTCAGATATATCGCTTCATGTTGACAGTATTGATCTTGAATTTGACTTGTTAAAGTCACTGCTCCAGTGGCAGCCGGTTATCGCTAATCTGAAAATTCATAATTTGCGTCTGGATATATCGTCAGTTGATTTAATGGCTCTCTATGATGATGAAGAGCTTGCTCCGGCCGGGACGCATAATAATGACTCCCAGCGCGAAACTATCCGGTTACTTGATAATGTATTTTTACGGCAGCTTGATGATTTTTCTGTTCTTGACTCTGCAATTCGATACCGGGCGATTTCCGGTGAAGTCCGGCAGTTAAATATTGAACGTTTGAAATGGCGTAATGACGATCATCGTCATCAGGCCCGTGGAATAGTCAGTATTGCAAACACAGGCATCAACTCTCTCTCCGTCAGTGCTGATTTCAGAGATTTTGATTCTTTCAGGGATATTTCAGGTCAGTTTTATCTGAGCTCAGACAATATAGAAATCGGGTCCTGGATTACTCAGTATTCTAAAAAAGAGACCGGAATTAAAGGCGGGCAGCTGAGCTTCAATGCATGGCTGACTTTAAAGCATAATCAGCCAGTCGATGGCTATGTTCAGCTACATCCCTCAACAATTCGGTTATCAGAAGATCAGGATGACCAGCTTCAGTTTGGCAGCGGTGTTTTTAAATTAGTTCCTGATAAAAAAGGCGTTGTTGTTCAGGCAGAAAATATACGAATTGCCTATGATAAACAGCAATGGCCCGCGCTTAGCTTTTTGCTGGAGTGGCAGCCTTCTGGCTGGAAAATTAATTTGCCGCGACTGGATATTGGCGCTATGACCCGGTTTGCCAGGCAGCTTCCTGTCTCTGCTCAGGTCAAAAAAATACTGCATAGCCTGAACCCGCAGGGGCAACTGAATGATATCCGTATTGCCGGTACCCCCTCAGACATTCGCTATTCTGCACAATTGACTGATGGTGCAATCTCTCAGTGGTATTTGTTGCCGGAAGCACATCATTTGCAGGCAAGGATTTCCGGTAACAGCCATAAAGCCGTGATTTCGGCGGATTTGATTGATGAAAAATTGCCATATGGTGATGTTTTTCAGGCACCGCTGCGTATTCATCAGGGGCATGTGAATTTAGTCTGGGAGTCTGGTCATGACGGATGGTCTTTGTGGTCGGATAAGGTTGCGGTAGAAACACCGGATTTAAAGGTACTTGGTGCATTTAAACTGGATTTTCCGGAAGGGAAAAGTCCGTTTTTGTCATTTTACACTGAAGTTGACCTGGTCAAAGCCGGAGAAGTATGGCGCTATTTACCGATCCGCGCGATCAGCGATAATTTGACTGATTATCTGTCTGCCGCATTTCAGGCCGGGCAGGCCAAAACATCAAAATTACTCTGGTATGGTGCTCTGGACGCTTTTCCTTATGCACATCATAATGGTGTATTTCAGGCGGCCGTTTCTTTAAAAAATGCCCGTTTCAGCTATGACACGGCATGGCCTCCTTTAACTAATCTTCAGGCAGATATTCTGTTCCAGAATGAGTCAATGTCTCTGGCGTCTGAACATGCAGAGCTGATGAATGTAAAAGCGCAGCATGTCACAGGCAGAATTCCCCGTCTGGTTAGTGACGGACATATTGATATTGAGGTGAAGGCGCAGGCAAAAGGGAATGATGTCCGGGATTTTATGACATCGACACCATTAGTGGACACGGTTGGTGCTGCGCTGACGGCTGTTCAGGTGAGAGGAAATGTTCAATCTGAATTTAAGCTGAAAATTCCGTTTGAAAGTCATCATGATGAGAGAGCATGGGGATGGGCCGATTTAAAAAATAATCGTGTTGAAATTCAGTCTCCTTCAATTGATTTACAATCGGTTTCCGGGCGTATTTACTTTGATAATGATGTCCTGAAAGCACCAAAGTTGCGCGGAAAGCTTCTGGGACAGAAGATCGCATTAGATTTTAATGGTGAGAGTGGTAAAAAGGGTTATAACGTTCACATCAATACCGGCGGGCTGTGGCAGGTTCGCCCACTGGAAAAGTATCTTGAGAAGAAGTGGATTCAGCCACTTAAAGGTCAGTCTTTGTGGGGGATGGGAATTGACCTCCAGCTCCATGATATCGGATTCTCTTATCAGATGAATTTGGATGCAGACCTGAAAGCTGTTTCAAGTCAATATCCATATCCTTTAAATAAACCGGCAGGTAAGGCAGGAAAGGCTATTCTGCAGGTTTCCGGAAATCAGGAAACTATCAGTGCGCGTGTTCAGGTCCCCGGTGGGAAGTTTCAGACTGAAATTGATATAACCCAAGCGAAACCTGTACTGGATGCGACCTACTGGCTGATTGGTAACGGCAGCTTTAAAGTGAGCCCGGTTGTTGGCAATTCAGTTTTGGTCCGCACAGATCGTTTCAATTTTGATCAATGGCTTGAACTAACCTCAGCTGAAAAACCTGCTTCTGAGAGACCGTCTTCTGAAAAAACTTCTGCTGATAACCCGCCTGCATCATCTTCTGCGATGCCCGACATTCCGGTGCCTGATCATGTGGACTGGAAGGTGAAGGAGCTGACACTGGCTACTCTGGAATGGCATGATGTTGAGTTTCTTGCCCGAAGAAAAGGCCTGGGATGGCGGATGGATTTATCCAGTCAGGAGGCGACAGGAAAAGCGAATTATATTGAACCCTATGATCTGAGTGTATCACTCGATCAACTGCATCTGTATATTCCTGCTTTAGAAGACAGAACAGATGAGTCCTTGTTTATTGATGAGAGCAGGAAAAACGCCTCAGAAATCACCCGTTTTGATCGTCGCTTTCATCAGTTGATGCCAAATCTGACATTGGTGATCGATGACTTTTGGTTTCAGGGTTATAAAGTTGGCCATTTAAATATGGACTTTCAACGACAGGGAAAAGTGTTGTCGTGGAAGAAAATTGATATTACCAGCGGAACGAACGAGGTTCATGCGACGGGAGAGTGGTTGCTGGACGGGAACAAGAGTCATACCAAACTGGACTTGACTCTGAAAGGCGAGAACAATAGTGATCTGATGGAGCGGTTTGGGATTACTTCAGGTATTCAGAAAGCACCATTTTCGATGACAAGTCAGGCCGAGTGGGAAGGCGCTCCATGGTCGATGCAGCTGAATACCCTGAAAGGAGAAATCAGCTCTGAATTAGGCAAAGGAACTGTATCAGATGTGAGTGGTGCGGCTCGTTTACTGGGTATTTTCAGTCTTGATTCCATTATTCGTAAAATGCAGCTGGACTTTAGTGATGTGTTTGATCAGGGAATGGCATTTGATTCCATTGAAGGCAAAGGAACCATTTCTCAGGGCGTTTTTGTCACGAATAATATCTCAATGGATGCTGTTGCTGGCGATATGCAGATTAAAGGTATTGTGGATTTGAATACCCGGATGATTGATGCAGAAGTCCATTTTGTTCCTGATATTACCTCTGGTATTCCGGTTTTGAGTGCGTTTGCTGTTACGCCGCAAACTGCATTATATGTTTTGGCGATTACAACGGTGATTTCTCCTGTTGTTGAAGTCTTTACTGAGGTTGATTACTCAGTGAAAGGGCCGATCGATAACCCTGTTGTGAAAGAAATCTCCAGGCGTAAAGGAGAATTTAAATTACCGGAGAAGTTCCGGAGTAAAGCAAAGAAACAGGAGGCCACCAAATGA
- a CDS encoding carbon-nitrogen hydrolase family protein has protein sequence MSCVGLIQMTSVPQPEINISLIESQVSSLVSQGAQWIVTPENAIVFGTKQDYHTHAEYLNQGPVQKSLSDIARQYSVWLVVGSFPVRTQHGVTTTMLVYNDCGELAASYDKLHMFDVDVEDSHRRYRESEIFHPGDQIRVVSTPFGELGLSICYDVRFPHLYSALRHAGAQIILVPAAFTAVTGRAHWEVLLRARAIETQCWIVAVNQGGIHPGGRETWGHSMVIDPWGNIVAGSDQAPESFVTQIDLGLLNEVRTSMPVVTHSRFENHFLPKKSEL, from the coding sequence ATGAGTTGTGTTGGTTTGATTCAGATGACATCCGTTCCTCAGCCAGAGATCAATATTTCATTGATTGAATCGCAGGTTTCATCCTTGGTATCTCAGGGAGCTCAGTGGATTGTGACACCTGAAAATGCAATCGTGTTTGGTACAAAACAAGATTATCATACGCATGCAGAGTATCTAAATCAGGGACCAGTTCAGAAATCATTGTCGGATATTGCGCGTCAATACTCGGTTTGGCTGGTGGTTGGCAGCTTTCCTGTCCGGACTCAGCATGGTGTGACTACCACTATGCTCGTTTATAACGACTGTGGTGAATTAGCTGCATCTTACGATAAACTACATATGTTTGATGTGGATGTTGAAGACAGTCATCGTCGCTACCGGGAGTCTGAAATATTTCATCCCGGAGATCAGATTCGGGTGGTTTCAACACCATTTGGTGAGCTTGGGTTATCAATTTGTTATGATGTTCGTTTTCCCCATTTATACTCTGCACTACGTCATGCAGGTGCACAGATAATTTTGGTCCCGGCTGCTTTTACTGCGGTTACCGGGCGGGCTCACTGGGAGGTACTGCTTCGGGCCAGAGCTATTGAGACACAATGCTGGATTGTTGCTGTCAATCAAGGTGGCATTCACCCCGGAGGCCGCGAAACCTGGGGCCACTCGATGGTCATTGATCCATGGGGAAATATTGTCGCGGGCTCAGATCAAGCGCCTGAAAGTTTCGTTACCCAAATTGATCTTGGCTTATTGAATGAAGTAAGGACATCGATGCCGGTTGTTACACATTCAAGATTTGAAAATCATTTTTTACCAAAAAAGAGCGAATTATGA
- the tldD gene encoding metalloprotease TldD gives MTIKHIEDALLHPTGLTEQHLEQTLSEMMTRQIDYADIYFQSSWHESLVLEDGLIKDGSFNIDRGVGVRAVAGEKTGFAYSDQLTTEALSQSANAARGIARQGKNGQQAAFSRQDHPAAYGDVNPLNSWEKEQKTALLKELDAYIRTKEPLVQEVSISLTGVYEQILVAATDGTYAGDVRPLVRLSISVLAQRGDRRERGSSGGGGRFGYDYFLSDESGSKIAYQYADEAIRQAMVNLDAIDAPAGTMPVVLGAGWPGVLLHEAVGHGLEGDFNRKGSSVFSGKMGQQVTSKLCTIVDDGTLKDLRGSLNIDDEGVPGQYNVLIENGQLKGYMQDKLNARLMNVSPTGNGRRESYAHLPMPRMTNTYMLPGEHSPEEIIATVEKGVYAPNFGGGQVDITSGKFVFSASEAYLIEKGKITRPIKGATLIGSGIEAMQQVSMVGNDLQIDRGVGVCGKSGQSLPVGVGQPTLKLDALTVGGTD, from the coding sequence ATGACCATTAAGCATATAGAGGATGCTTTGCTTCATCCCACCGGATTGACAGAACAGCATCTGGAGCAGACGTTATCAGAAATGATGACAAGACAAATTGATTATGCAGATATTTATTTCCAGTCCAGCTGGCATGAATCGTTAGTTTTGGAAGATGGTTTGATCAAAGATGGCTCTTTTAATATCGACCGGGGAGTGGGTGTCCGGGCTGTAGCCGGAGAGAAAACCGGTTTTGCTTATTCAGATCAACTGACTACAGAAGCATTATCTCAGAGTGCCAATGCAGCCCGGGGTATTGCCAGACAAGGGAAAAATGGTCAGCAAGCCGCATTCTCCCGTCAAGATCATCCGGCCGCTTATGGTGATGTCAATCCGTTAAACAGTTGGGAAAAAGAGCAAAAAACGGCGTTGTTAAAAGAATTAGATGCTTATATCCGGACAAAAGAGCCATTAGTGCAGGAAGTGAGTATTAGTCTGACTGGTGTCTATGAACAAATACTTGTCGCAGCCACTGATGGAACTTATGCCGGAGACGTTCGTCCACTGGTGCGTTTATCGATTAGTGTACTGGCTCAAAGGGGCGATCGGCGTGAACGTGGCAGCTCTGGTGGTGGTGGAAGGTTTGGATATGACTATTTTCTGTCAGATGAATCCGGAAGCAAAATCGCATACCAGTACGCAGATGAAGCTATCCGGCAGGCCATGGTGAATCTGGATGCTATCGATGCACCGGCAGGAACAATGCCTGTTGTTCTGGGTGCTGGCTGGCCTGGTGTTTTGCTTCATGAAGCGGTCGGACATGGTTTGGAAGGGGATTTTAACCGCAAAGGTTCCTCTGTTTTTTCCGGGAAAATGGGCCAGCAGGTTACATCAAAACTATGTACGATTGTCGATGATGGCACCTTAAAAGATTTAAGAGGCTCTTTAAACATTGATGATGAAGGTGTGCCCGGACAATATAATGTTTTGATTGAAAATGGACAGCTGAAAGGATACATGCAGGATAAGCTGAACGCACGCTTAATGAATGTGTCTCCGACAGGAAACGGACGGCGGGAGTCATATGCGCACCTGCCTATGCCCAGAATGACAAATACCTATATGCTGCCGGGTGAGCATTCACCGGAAGAGATCATCGCCACTGTTGAAAAAGGGGTTTATGCGCCAAACTTTGGTGGTGGTCAGGTGGACATTACTTCGGGTAAGTTTGTCTTTTCAGCTTCTGAAGCTTATTTGATTGAAAAAGGTAAAATTACCCGGCCAATCAAAGGGGCGACATTGATCGGTTCAGGTATTGAAGCGATGCAGCAAGTTTCCATGGTTGGTAATGATTTACAAATCGATCGCGGTGTTGGCGTCTGCGGTAAGTCCGGGCAGAGTCTTCCGGTTGGGGTTGGACAGCCAACGCTGAAGTTAGATGCATTAACCGTTGGCGGAACCGATTAA